A DNA window from Ipomoea triloba cultivar NCNSP0323 chromosome 10, ASM357664v1 contains the following coding sequences:
- the LOC116033442 gene encoding pentatricopeptide repeat-containing protein At2g33680-like, translated as MTTQAVVNGGARSHSIAQILHHCTRNKNLRGVKAIHGHLLITGLFYFTPTLQTKIVLAYATCLPQTSNLLVRTLTNSLKCLNPRNPLLFNSIISGFCEGGFHSLALHTFSFMHLNGVYIDSYALCSSLTSASCVPSLKFGQKAHAFTVKSGWFSSVYVGCAMIDLYAKLQCINDAAQLFDEIPVKNSVCANALISGYTEAKMWAEALALARKMPSLNLELDNFTFSAVLRACAGLSAVELGMQVHGCAIRKIHDMERDVFLQSLLIELYGKCGLVEKALQVFNMAGFPQRRVRNRDLVLWTSMLGALGKNGNYEEVIRLFREMVAEGIKPDGVAFLTVISACSHTGQVNLGMEYFESMACDYGLEHSPEHYSCLIDLLCRAGELNKAWKMVEEASTKGNSNFTVSMWGALLNACNDCGNVELGKFAAQRAIELDPNNDGIYVLLSNLYARNCMWNEIEQLREFIRGKGLKKDIGSSWIDIVN; from the coding sequence ATGACGACTCAAGCTGTTGTTAATGGCGGAGCAAGGAGCCACTCAATCGCTCAGATTTTGCATCACTGTACTCGAAATAAGAATCTAAGAGGTGTTAAGGCGATTCATGGTCACCTGCTAATAACAGGGCTATTCTATTTCACTCCTACTCTGCAGACGAAGATTGTATTAGCGTACGCCACGTGCCTTCCTCAGACAAGCAACCTCCTAGTCCGGACCTTAACGAATTCTTTGAAATGCCTCAATCCCAGAAACCCTTTACTCTTCAATTCGATCATCTCTGGTTTTTGTGAAGGTGGGTTTCATTCACTTGCTTTACACACCTTTTCTTTTATGCATTTAAATGGCGTTTACATAGATTCATACGCGCTGTGTAGTTCCTTAACGTCTGCGTCCTGCGTCCCAAGCCTTAAGTTTGGGCAAAAAGCTCACGCCTTTACAGTAAAATCCGGTTGGTTTTCCAGTGTGTATGTCGGTTGTGCTATGATCGATTTATACGCGAAATTGCAGTGTATCAATGATGCAGCACAATTGTTCGATGAAATTCCTGTGAAAAACAGTGTGTGCGCTAATGCACTAATATCAGGCTACACTGAAGCTAAGATGTGGGCTGAAGCGCTTGCATTAGCTAGAAAGATGCCGTCTTTAAATTTGGAGTTGgataattttactttttcaGCAGTTTTACGTGCCTGTGCTGGGCTCTCTGCGGTTGAATTGGGAATGCAGGTCCATGGTTGTGCTATTCGTAAAATTCATGATATGGAAAGAGATGTGTTTCTGCAAAGTCTGTTAATTGAATTGTACGGCAAATGTGGACTTGTAGAGAAGGCATTGCAAGTATTCAACATGGCAGGGTTTCCACAGAGAAGGGTGAGAAATAGAGATCTTGTTCTTTGGACTTCAATGCTTGGGGCGCTTGGAAAGAATGGGAATTATGAAGAAGTGATTAGATTGTTCAGAGAAATGGTAGCTGAGGGAATCAAACCGGATGGTGTGGCGTTTTTGACTGTTATCTCAGCTTGCAGTCACACTGGCCAAGTAAATCTTGGGATGGAGTATTTTGAATCAATGGCTTGCGATTATGGCTTGGAACATAGTCCCGAGCACTACAGCTGTCTGATTGATTTGCTTTGTCGAGCAGGGGAGTTAAACAAGGCATGGAAAATGGTAGAAGAGGCATCCACCAAAGGGAATAGCAACTTCACTGTGTCCATGTGGGGGGCCTTGCTTAATGCCTGCAATGATTGTGGCAATGTTGAACTGGGTAAATTTGCAGCTCAAAGAGCCATTGAATTGGATCCTAATAATGATGGGATATATGTTCTACTATCCAACTTATATGCCAGAAACTGTATGTGGAATGAGATTGAGCAACTGAGGGAATTTATACGAGGAAAAGGCCTAAAGAAAGACATTGGTTCTAGTTGGATAGATATTGTGAATTGA
- the LOC116032934 gene encoding auxin-responsive protein SAUR21-like, translated as MAIRLFSILGNNAKQFQKLQSSVNSRHCSDVPKGHLAVYVGELEKRRYVVPIAYLNHPRFQMLLKRAEEEFGFDHPTGGLTLPCKEDAFLHLISLLS; from the coding sequence ATGGCGATTCGTTTGTTTTCCATTTTGGGAAATAATGCGAAGCAGTTTCAGAAGCTGCAGTCATCAGTTAACAGTCGTCATTGTTCGGATGTTCCGAAAGGGCATTTGGCGGTTTACGTTGGAGAGTTGGAGAAGAGGAGATATGTGGTTCCAATAGCGTACCTTAATCATCCTCGTTTCCAGATGTTGTTAAAGAGAGCTGAGGAAGAGTTCGGGTTTGATCATCCCACGGGCGGCCTCACCTTGCCCTGCAAAGAAGATGCTTTCCTTCATCTCATCTCACTTCTCAGCTAA
- the LOC116032057 gene encoding probable aquaporin PIP2-8 encodes MAAKYTRHGFGDEESHPHQNGGSNNNRVEDVSSTPPISNGNGTHQWTGEKIPSSHLTLAQKLGLMDFLSLDVWRASMGELFGTAVLVFMLDAIVISTYESEVKMPNLIMSILIAIVITILLLAVFPVSGGHINPTVSFSAALVGIISMSRAVIYMVAQCLGAVLGALALKAVVSDTIENNFSLGGCTVTVVAPGPNGPVAVGLDTVQAFWLEVFCSFVFLFASIWMAYDYRQAKVLGHVKVFTVVGIVLGLLVFISTTLTTKKGYAGAGMNPARCVGAALVRGGHLWDGHWIFWVGPFIACVAFYLYTKIIPKQHFHASGYPHDFFSTVKAGLGIRPSI; translated from the exons ATGGCTGCCAAATATACAAGGCATGGTTTTGGTGATGAGGAAAGCCATCCCCATCAAAATGGTGGAAGCAATAATAATAGAGTTGAAGATGTGTCCTCTACACCCCCCATAAG CAACGGTAACGGTACTCATCAATGGACTGGAGAAAAGATCCCATCTTCCCACCTCACTCTTGCCCAAAAGCTTGGGTTAATGGACTTCCTTTCCTTGGAT GTGTGGAGAGCCTCAATGGGGGAGTTATTTGGGACAGCAGTGTTAGTGTTCATGCTGGACGCCATAGTTATATCAACGTATGAAAGTGAGGTGAAAATGCCAAATTTGATCATGTCCATCCTTATTGCGATCGTCATCACAATTCTGTTGCTGGCCGTGTTTCCGGTTTCCGGCGGCCACATAAACCCCACCGTCAGCTTCTCCGCCGCCCTAGTCGGGATTATTTCCATGTCGAGAGCCGTAATCTACATGGTAGCACAGTGTCTCGGTGCCGTGTTGGGCGCTCTAGCACTCAAAGCCGTGGTCAGTGACACCATCGAAAATAATTTCTCGCTCGGCGGGTGTACCGTTACGGTTGTTGCGCCCGGCCCGAACGGGCCGGTCGCGGTTGGGCTGGATACGGTTCAGGCTTTCTGGCTCGAGGTTTTTTGTTCCTTTGTCTTCCTTTTTGCTTCTATTTGGATGGCTTATGATTATCGTCAAGCTAAAGTGCTCGGCCACGTTAAGGTGTTCACCGTCGTGGGAATTGTGTTGGGCCTCCTCGTGTTCATTTCCACGACGTTGACGACCAAGAAGGGATACGCCGGCGCCGGGATGAATCCGGCGAGATGTGTCGGAGCAGCACTGGTTAGAGGCGGGCATCTTTGGGATGGGCACTGGATATTCTGGGTTGGGCCTTTTATTGCATGCGTGGCGTTTTATCTGTACACAAAGATCATCCCCAAACAGCATTTCCATGCCAGTGGTTATCCACACGATTTCTTCTCCACTGTGAAGGCGGGCCTAGGCATTAGGCCCAGTATCTAA